A single region of the Streptomyces caelestis genome encodes:
- a CDS encoding pseudouridine synthase codes for MRSSGSGKSGGRGNHRGAGNDRDQKQGQGRPRKPRPEERRYDVGPGATKDGPKAGRGGAARGGAKGGPKAPQKGGRTAPARPREYEAQIEERNRDRYAGKKEVKLPKTFPGAEQEGERIQKVLARAGFGSRRACEELIDEARVEVNGEIVLEQGRRVDPEKDEIKVDGLTVATQSYQFFALNKPAGVVSTMEDPEGRQCLGDYVTNRETRLFHVGRLDTETEGVILLTNHGELAHRLAHPRYGVKKTYLAHIVGPIPRDLGKQLKDGIQLEDGYARADHFRVVQQTGKNYLVEVTLHEGRKHIVRRMLAEAGYPVDKLVRTAFGPITLGDQKSGWLRRLSNTEVGMLMQEVDL; via the coding sequence ATGCGAAGCAGCGGCAGCGGCAAGAGCGGCGGGCGCGGTAACCACCGCGGCGCCGGCAACGACAGGGACCAGAAGCAGGGGCAGGGCCGCCCCCGCAAGCCCCGCCCGGAGGAGCGCCGCTACGACGTGGGCCCCGGAGCGACGAAGGACGGCCCCAAGGCCGGGCGCGGCGGCGCTGCGCGCGGTGGCGCCAAGGGCGGGCCCAAGGCGCCCCAGAAGGGCGGTCGCACGGCCCCGGCGCGCCCGCGCGAGTACGAGGCGCAGATCGAGGAGCGCAACCGCGACCGGTACGCCGGGAAGAAGGAGGTCAAGCTCCCGAAGACCTTCCCGGGTGCCGAGCAGGAGGGCGAGCGGATCCAGAAGGTCCTCGCGCGCGCGGGCTTCGGCTCCCGGCGGGCCTGCGAGGAGCTGATCGACGAGGCCCGCGTCGAGGTCAACGGTGAGATCGTGCTGGAGCAGGGGCGGCGGGTCGACCCGGAGAAGGACGAGATCAAGGTCGACGGACTGACCGTCGCCACGCAGAGCTACCAGTTCTTCGCGCTGAACAAGCCCGCCGGGGTCGTCTCCACCATGGAGGACCCGGAGGGGCGGCAGTGCCTCGGTGACTACGTCACCAACCGCGAGACCCGGCTCTTCCACGTGGGGCGGCTCGACACCGAGACCGAGGGTGTCATCCTGCTCACCAACCACGGCGAGCTGGCCCACCGGCTGGCTCACCCCAGGTACGGCGTGAAGAAGACCTACCTCGCGCACATCGTCGGCCCGATCCCGCGCGACCTGGGCAAGCAGCTCAAGGACGGCATCCAGCTGGAGGACGGCTACGCCCGCGCGGACCACTTCCGGGTCGTCCAGCAGACCGGCAAGAACTACCTCGTCGAGGTCACCCTCCACGAGGGCCGCAAGCACATCGTGCGCCGGATGCTCGCGGAGGCCGGTTACCCGGTCGACAAGCTGGTGCGCACCGCCTTCGGCCCGATCACCCTCGGCGACCAGAAGTCCGGCTGGCTGCGGCGGCTGTCCAACACGGAGGTCGGCATGCTGATGCAGGAAGTCGATCTCTAG
- the scpB gene encoding SMC-Scp complex subunit ScpB codes for MSHQATEVPAGPRAVADLDLKPALEAVLMVVDEPATEEHLAKILDRPRRQIADALRELADEYTVQGRGFELRYVANGWRFYTRAAYAPAVERFVLDGQQARLTQAALETLAVVAYRQPVSRSRVSAVRGVNCDGVMRTLLQRGLIEEAGTEPETGAILYTTTNYFLERMGLRGLDELPELAPFLPEAEAIEAETQEGVPSFDPDAPDDDVPGRRPVTPGTDDEDDQTEL; via the coding sequence ATGAGCCATCAAGCCACCGAGGTCCCGGCCGGGCCGCGTGCCGTCGCCGACCTCGATCTCAAGCCCGCGCTGGAGGCCGTCCTCATGGTCGTGGACGAGCCCGCGACCGAGGAGCACCTCGCGAAGATCCTCGACCGGCCCCGGCGGCAGATCGCGGACGCGCTGCGCGAGCTGGCCGACGAGTACACCGTCCAGGGCCGCGGCTTCGAACTGCGGTACGTGGCGAACGGCTGGCGGTTCTACACCCGCGCCGCGTACGCGCCCGCCGTCGAGCGTTTCGTGCTGGACGGCCAGCAGGCCCGCCTCACCCAGGCCGCCCTGGAGACCCTGGCCGTCGTCGCCTACCGGCAGCCGGTCAGCCGCAGCCGGGTCTCCGCCGTACGCGGAGTCAACTGCGACGGCGTCATGCGCACCCTCCTCCAGCGCGGTCTGATCGAGGAGGCGGGCACGGAACCCGAAACAGGTGCGATCCTGTACACGACGACGAACTACTTTCTGGAGCGGATGGGCCTGCGCGGTCTGGACGAGCTCCCGGAACTCGCGCCCTTCCTCCCGGAGGCGGAGGCGATCGAGGCCGAGACCCAGGAAGGCGTACCGTCGTTCGACCCGGACGCGCCTGATGACGACGTGCCGGGTCGCCGCCCGGTCACCCCGGGTACCGACGACGAAGACGACCAGACGGAACTTTGA
- a CDS encoding segregation and condensation protein A, with product MGPEHHAPGPVAAAEVVDPAAESVETGSRHGALASAAGAAAEVAVLEPAVGAVPPQVLAEAGAAPGALAPQGRSEPGGIASAGGAVSDDGVFKVRLANFEGPFDLLLQLISRHKLDVTEVALSKVTDEFMAYIRAMGPDWDLDETTEFLVVAATLLDLKAARLLPAAEVEDEGDLALLEARDLLFARLLQYRAYKQIADIFSGRLDDEARRYPRTVGLEPHHAELLPEVVISIGAEGFARLAVKAMQPKPKPQVYVDHIHAPLVSVQEQAEIVVARLRELGEASFRDLVEDTDDTLTVVARFLALLELYREKAVALEQETALGELLVRWTGGDGDETPTVTDEFDRPPEPPKEEKKA from the coding sequence GTGGGGCCTGAGCATCACGCCCCCGGGCCGGTGGCTGCGGCCGAGGTCGTAGATCCGGCCGCCGAGTCCGTCGAGACCGGGTCCCGGCACGGGGCGCTCGCGTCCGCCGCTGGGGCCGCTGCCGAGGTCGCCGTTCTGGAGCCGGCAGTCGGGGCCGTTCCTCCGCAGGTCCTGGCCGAAGCCGGGGCGGCACCCGGAGCGCTGGCCCCGCAGGGCCGGAGCGAGCCGGGGGGCATCGCCTCGGCCGGAGGTGCCGTCAGCGATGACGGGGTCTTCAAGGTCCGGCTCGCCAACTTCGAGGGGCCCTTCGATCTGCTGCTTCAGCTGATCTCCCGGCACAAGCTGGACGTCACCGAGGTCGCGCTGTCGAAGGTGACCGACGAGTTCATGGCGTACATCCGGGCGATGGGGCCGGACTGGGATCTGGACGAGACGACCGAGTTCCTCGTCGTCGCGGCCACGCTGCTCGATCTGAAGGCGGCCCGGCTGCTGCCCGCCGCCGAGGTGGAGGACGAGGGCGACCTCGCGCTGCTCGAAGCCCGGGACCTGCTGTTCGCCCGGCTGCTCCAGTACCGCGCGTACAAGCAGATCGCCGACATCTTCAGCGGGCGGCTCGACGACGAGGCCCGGCGCTATCCGCGTACCGTCGGGCTCGAGCCCCACCATGCCGAGCTGCTGCCCGAGGTGGTCATCAGCATCGGCGCGGAAGGGTTCGCCAGGCTCGCCGTGAAGGCGATGCAGCCCAAGCCCAAGCCGCAGGTGTACGTCGACCACATCCACGCCCCGCTGGTCAGCGTGCAGGAGCAGGCCGAGATCGTCGTCGCCCGGCTCAGGGAGCTCGGCGAGGCCAGCTTCCGGGACCTCGTCGAGGACACCGACGACACACTGACCGTCGTGGCCCGGTTCCTCGCGCTGCTGGAGCTGTACCGCGAGAAGGCCGTCGCGCTGGAACAGGAGACCGCGCTCGGCGAGCTGCTCGTGCGGTGGACCGGCGGGGACGGGGACGAGACACCGACCGTCACCGACGAGTTCGACCGGCCGCCCGAGCCGCCGAAGGAGGAGAAGAAGGCATGA
- a CDS encoding ParA family protein translates to MPARDQEPAGFAAVGSVAVRTFAAHQSQQATHTAHQKMDGHHVNAMAGDGSGAPHNHFADYDELPEGHFYDPDAEYEPDPEYAATLAPDAARQRRERIGPTGRPLPYFPIPGPLTDHGPAKIIAMCNQKGGVGKTTSTINLGAALAEYGRRVLLVDFDPQGALSVGLGVNPMELDLTVYNLLMERGMAADEVLLKTAVPNMDLLPSNIDLSAAEVQLVSEVARESTLQRALKPLLPDYDFIVIDCQPSLGLLTVNALTAAHKVIVPLECEFFALRGVALLTETIEKVQERLNPELELDGILATMYDSRTVHSREVLARVVEAFDDHVYHTVIGRTVRFPETTVAGEPITTYASNSVGAAAYRQLAREVLARCHAE, encoded by the coding sequence ATGCCTGCACGGGACCAGGAGCCCGCGGGGTTCGCGGCTGTCGGCTCCGTCGCCGTGCGCACCTTCGCAGCCCACCAGAGTCAGCAGGCGACTCACACAGCACACCAGAAGATGGATGGCCATCACGTGAACGCCATGGCCGGCGACGGAAGTGGCGCGCCCCACAACCACTTCGCCGACTACGACGAACTGCCCGAGGGGCACTTCTACGACCCCGACGCGGAGTACGAGCCCGATCCCGAGTACGCGGCCACTCTCGCGCCCGACGCGGCCAGACAGCGCCGGGAGCGCATCGGCCCGACCGGACGCCCGCTGCCGTACTTCCCGATCCCGGGCCCGCTGACCGACCACGGACCCGCGAAGATCATCGCGATGTGCAACCAGAAGGGCGGCGTCGGCAAGACCACGTCGACCATCAACCTGGGTGCCGCGCTCGCGGAGTACGGACGCCGGGTCCTGCTCGTGGACTTCGACCCGCAGGGCGCGCTGTCGGTCGGACTCGGCGTCAACCCGATGGAACTCGACCTCACCGTCTACAACCTGCTCATGGAGCGGGGGATGGCGGCCGACGAGGTGCTGCTGAAGACGGCGGTCCCCAACATGGACCTGCTGCCCAGCAACATCGACCTGTCGGCGGCCGAGGTCCAGCTGGTCTCCGAGGTCGCCCGCGAGTCGACCCTGCAGCGCGCCCTGAAGCCGCTGCTGCCCGACTACGACTTCATCGTCATCGACTGTCAGCCCTCGCTCGGCCTGCTCACGGTCAACGCGCTGACGGCCGCGCACAAGGTGATCGTGCCGCTGGAGTGCGAGTTCTTCGCGCTGCGCGGTGTGGCCCTGCTGACCGAGACCATCGAGAAGGTCCAGGAGCGGCTCAACCCCGAGCTGGAGCTCGACGGGATCCTCGCCACGATGTACGACTCGCGCACGGTGCACAGCCGTGAGGTGCTCGCGCGTGTCGTCGAGGCGTTCGACGACCACGTCTACCACACGGTCATCGGGCGCACGGTCCGCTTCCCGGAGACCACGGTCGCCGGTGAACCGATCACGACGTACGCCTCCAACTCCGTCGGCGCCGCCGCCTACCGCCAGCTCGCCAGGGAGGTGCTCGCCCGGTGTCACGCCGAGTGA
- the ald gene encoding alanine dehydrogenase, with protein MIDVKVGIPREVKNNEFRVAITPAGVHELVRHGHQVVVERGAGVGSSITDEEYVAAGARILETADEVWAAADLLLKVKEPIAEEYHRLRKDQTLFTYLHLAASKECTDALLESGTTAIAYETVELPGRALPLLAPMSEVAGRLAPQVGAYHLMRANGGRGVLPGGVPGVPAGRAVVIGGGVSGWQAAQIAIGLGFHVTLLDKDVNKLREADKIFGTKIQTVVSNALELEKACLEADLVIGAVLVPGAKAPKLVTNELVSRMKPGSVLVDIAIDQGGCFEDSRPTTHAEPTFQVHNSVFYCVANMPGAVPNTSTYALTNATLPYIVELADHGWADALRRDPALAKGLNTHDGKVVYKEVAEAHDVEHVELSSLLA; from the coding sequence GTGATCGACGTGAAGGTCGGCATCCCCCGCGAGGTCAAGAACAACGAGTTCCGGGTGGCCATCACCCCCGCCGGTGTGCACGAGCTGGTGCGTCATGGCCACCAGGTCGTCGTCGAGCGCGGCGCCGGCGTCGGCTCCTCGATCACGGACGAGGAGTACGTGGCCGCCGGTGCGCGGATCCTGGAGACCGCCGACGAGGTGTGGGCCGCCGCCGACCTGCTGCTGAAGGTCAAGGAGCCCATCGCCGAGGAGTACCACCGCCTCCGCAAGGACCAGACGCTCTTCACCTACCTGCACCTGGCCGCCTCCAAGGAGTGCACGGACGCCCTGCTGGAGTCCGGCACCACGGCGATCGCCTACGAGACGGTCGAGCTGCCCGGTCGCGCGCTCCCGCTGCTCGCCCCGATGTCCGAGGTCGCGGGCCGGCTGGCCCCGCAGGTCGGCGCCTACCACCTGATGCGCGCCAACGGCGGCCGCGGCGTGCTGCCCGGCGGCGTCCCCGGCGTGCCGGCCGGGCGGGCCGTCGTCATCGGCGGCGGCGTCTCCGGCTGGCAGGCGGCGCAGATCGCCATCGGCCTGGGCTTCCACGTGACCCTGCTCGACAAGGACGTCAACAAGCTCCGCGAGGCGGACAAGATCTTCGGCACGAAGATCCAGACCGTCGTCTCCAACGCCCTGGAGCTGGAGAAGGCCTGCCTTGAGGCCGACCTCGTCATCGGCGCCGTCCTGGTCCCCGGCGCCAAGGCCCCGAAGCTGGTCACCAACGAGCTCGTCTCGCGGATGAAGCCCGGAAGTGTCCTTGTCGACATCGCGATCGACCAGGGCGGCTGCTTCGAGGACTCCCGTCCGACCACCCACGCCGAGCCGACCTTCCAGGTCCACAACTCGGTCTTCTACTGCGTCGCCAACATGCCCGGCGCGGTGCCGAACACCTCCACCTACGCGCTGACCAACGCCACGCTGCCCTACATCGTGGAGCTGGCCGACCACGGCTGGGCGGACGCGCTGCGCCGCGACCCCGCGCTGGCCAAGGGTCTCAACACCCATGACGGCAAGGTCGTTTACAAGGAGGTCGCCGAGGCGCACGACGTGGAGCACGTGGAGCTGTCCTCGCTGCTCGCCTGA